The following proteins are co-located in the Candidatus Krumholzibacteriia bacterium genome:
- a CDS encoding flap endonuclease has product MNVHLVDGTYELFRHYYALPSRLDADGNEVGALVGVLNSIAAMLRDGATHVGVATDHVVESFRNQMYAGYKTGEGIDPALWRQFHPLEAALRAMGVVVWAMVEEEADDGLAAAAARAQTDPRVKRIFICTPDKDLAQCVRGDFVVQFDRRRGAIRNEDGVREKFGVGPLSIPDYLGLVGDASDGFPGVPRWGAKSASAVLARYEHLEAIPHDPAQWEVPIRGAVALAASLREHEADARLFRDIATLRTDAPVFESVDELEWRGPTDSFAALCGKLGVPDLAETVSRLRA; this is encoded by the coding sequence ATGAATGTCCACCTCGTCGACGGGACCTACGAACTCTTCCGGCACTACTACGCGCTGCCGTCGCGCCTCGACGCGGACGGCAACGAGGTGGGTGCGCTGGTGGGGGTGCTCAACTCCATCGCCGCCATGCTCCGCGACGGCGCCACCCACGTGGGCGTTGCCACCGACCACGTGGTGGAGTCGTTCCGTAACCAGATGTACGCGGGCTACAAGACCGGCGAGGGGATCGATCCCGCGCTGTGGCGGCAGTTTCATCCCCTGGAAGCGGCGCTGCGCGCGATGGGTGTGGTGGTGTGGGCAATGGTGGAAGAAGAGGCGGACGATGGCCTCGCCGCCGCGGCCGCGCGCGCGCAAACCGACCCGCGCGTGAAACGCATCTTCATCTGCACGCCGGACAAGGACCTCGCGCAGTGCGTGCGCGGAGACTTCGTGGTTCAGTTCGACCGGCGCCGGGGTGCGATTCGCAACGAGGACGGCGTGCGGGAGAAGTTCGGCGTGGGGCCGTTGTCGATACCGGACTACCTGGGGCTGGTGGGGGATGCGTCCGACGGCTTCCCGGGTGTGCCCCGCTGGGGTGCGAAGAGCGCGTCGGCGGTGCTGGCGCGCTACGAGCACCTCGAGGCGATTCCACACGACCCGGCGCAGTGGGAGGTGCCCATCCGGGGTGCGGTGGCGCTCGCCGCGTCACTGCGCGAACACGAAGCCGATGCACGCCTGTTCCGCGACATCGCCACGCTGCGCACGGACGCGCCGGTCTTCGAGTCGGTCGACGAACTGGAGTGGCGCGGCCCCACGGATTCCTTTGCCGCACTGTGTGGGAAACTTGGCGTGCCGGACCTGGCTGAAACAGTGTCGCGTCTGCGGGCGTGA
- a CDS encoding glycosyltransferase family 4 protein: MTRRILVVTPWKRRWEMGGGAGLADDYYFIRGFTQRGYEVHYLSPRYRGADVTMDGYVVHEFPDFFLATEAWPTFLKRPLWPLLFTAWVVVRGLAVVRRFPPSLVLGQTHLGAAAVRMLARHAGVPSVVKLFGVVELDRTDWPRAKYLRKNAEQIAAFKVPQDAWIILDDGTGGAQAALRNGVPAGKIHALPNGVNLEWGGRLPGPDARARYRIPDGTAVVLMLSRLTGWKRPDLFIRAMPAMVEAARRPVVFVIAGDGPLRASCEALAARLGVADSVRFLGPVAHDDVPDLMSLATVFVSTNERSNRGIPVCEAMVCGVPVVAFDAGDTRAVVRDGENGRLVAEGDLPGFARAVAAMVNDEMTRNAMGEGARRFARRHFTGWDERISMEADIVEALLKHHGETG; this comes from the coding sequence ATGACGCGGCGCATTCTCGTGGTCACGCCGTGGAAACGCCGCTGGGAGATGGGCGGCGGCGCCGGTCTCGCCGACGACTACTACTTCATCCGCGGCTTCACGCAGCGCGGCTACGAGGTGCACTACCTCTCGCCGCGCTACCGCGGCGCGGACGTCACCATGGACGGCTACGTCGTCCATGAGTTCCCCGACTTCTTCCTCGCCACCGAGGCGTGGCCCACGTTCCTCAAGCGGCCGTTGTGGCCGCTGCTCTTCACCGCGTGGGTGGTCGTTCGCGGTCTTGCCGTCGTGCGGCGCTTCCCGCCCTCGCTCGTGCTGGGGCAGACGCACCTGGGTGCCGCCGCGGTCCGCATGCTCGCGCGCCACGCGGGGGTGCCGTCGGTCGTCAAGCTGTTCGGCGTGGTCGAACTGGACCGCACGGACTGGCCGCGCGCGAAGTACCTGCGCAAGAACGCGGAACAGATTGCGGCGTTCAAGGTGCCGCAGGACGCGTGGATCATTCTGGATGACGGCACCGGCGGTGCGCAGGCGGCGCTGCGCAACGGCGTGCCAGCCGGGAAGATCCACGCGCTGCCCAACGGCGTCAACCTGGAGTGGGGCGGGCGGCTGCCCGGCCCGGACGCGCGCGCGCGCTACCGGATCCCCGACGGAACCGCGGTGGTGCTCATGCTCTCGCGGCTCACCGGGTGGAAGCGGCCCGACCTGTTCATCCGCGCCATGCCCGCCATGGTTGAAGCCGCGCGCCGGCCGGTGGTGTTTGTCATTGCCGGCGACGGACCCCTGCGCGCATCCTGCGAGGCGCTGGCCGCGCGCCTGGGGGTGGCGGACTCGGTGCGTTTCCTGGGCCCGGTGGCGCACGACGACGTGCCGGACCTGATGTCGCTGGCCACCGTGTTCGTATCCACCAACGAGCGCTCCAACCGCGGCATTCCCGTGTGCGAGGCGATGGTGTGCGGCGTGCCGGTGGTTGCCTTCGACGCGGGCGATACCCGCGCGGTGGTGCGCGACGGTGAGAACGGACGGCTGGTCGCGGAGGGCGACCTTCCCGGCTTTGCGCGCGCCGTGGCGGCGATGGTCAACGACGAGATGACGCGAAACGCCATGGGCGAGGGGGCGCGCCGCTTCGCGCGCCGGCACTTCACCGGGTGGGACGAGCGCATCTCCATGGAGGCGGACATCGTTGAAGCACTGCTGAAACACCACGGCGAAACCGGATGA